The Oncorhynchus kisutch isolate 150728-3 linkage group LG20, Okis_V2, whole genome shotgun sequence genome has a segment encoding these proteins:
- the LOC109865951 gene encoding ewing's tumor-associated antigen 1 homolog gives MPVTIPANNMTEWRTCDTPASGMTAGSDESKQGGGKPKTNRLRRSLKQTQATPSLIVSPKTCQDFKKPTRVTRSRYNNVFNKGESPMNESELQQDIVWDATSPSPLRTVSKRGKKYSANVGIVDISDIVNRIAPKHGRPVVPESCLLQWIGDSAIPCTPEMQQPRAKNKSPRTNGVDDLLKLAKQFDFNMFRQDEERVNDIHKQSLALWRTDSEVILDLDGNENQPPPLLSNGTPESTQSALKTNSMRNSKDQIPPDHEMEDDLDVLFDGPTQHISLNLSQNSLPQSSKVIPGKYPYSIHGHTSTVSSSHPVKRCSANNNFDDDWENDYLLDDSLVFEMTQNPDPFAAPNHCLTQKGPNETKHENNNPSAIPKNALQGSRDIKQAVSKGQNETVKNRKTFTLEANPNVQSKSILSEALPKVGNVPDTVKPAPHRNVRQNQRGLFPINKAPSMESSYQLSQQTQRLSNGIKTWPQVPLFQSTSISTSSSTLNFTNSYSMWPLQVENSSYHKPTENSNMKGTVFIKAPASHSVIPEDDLDSLFASDSIWDDKDDDLLCQACDHLESQVQSMEDPVITRSQFLPSNQTERQKFVPVSAPLNSSRYNVNQTTETTQSKYPNNSVYLQSAPCNGGTFTHSLNTNKVPVTVVSGCERPSYIASAGNAGTNSTSRPQNPAAGEGSYGSTRVKSTCVAGSTANQQGTGSEAAGKCSVVEIELKKQQAMERRRQRMQTAHNLRAPT, from the exons ATGCCAGTTACTATCCCTGCGAACAATATGACAGAATGGCGAACATGTGATACGCCCGCGTCGGGAATGACAGCTGGTTCAGACGAGAGCAAGCAAGGTGGAGGGAAACCGAAAACAAACAGACTGAGAAGAAGCCTCAAACAAACGCAGGCAACTCCATCTCTCATTGTTTCTCCAAAAACCTGTCAAG ATTTCAAGAAGCCAACTCGTGTGACAAGATCAAGATACAACAATGTATTCAACAAAGGAGAGTCGCCAATGAATGAATCAGAACTTCAACAGGATATCGTTTGGGATGCAACTTCCCCTTCACCCCTTAGGACAG TTAGCAAAAGAGGCAAGAAGTACTCTGCAAATGTTGGAATTGTGGACATTTCCGATATTGTCAACAGAATAGCTCCCAAG CATGGGAGACCTGTAGTTCCAGAGTCATGCTTGCTCCAGTGGATTGGAGACAGTGCTATTCCCTGCACCCCAGAGATGCAGCAGCCCAGGGCCAAGAATAAATCCCCAAG GACAAATGGAGTGGACGACCTTTTAAAGTTGGCGAAACAGTTTGATTTCAACATGTTTCGGCAAGACGAAGAACGAGTCAATGATATACACAAGCAGAGTTTGGCGCTTTGGAGGACAGACTCGGAGGTCATATTGGATTTAGATGGCAATGAGAACCAGCCTCCTCCCTTACTGAGTAATGGCACACCTGAAAGTACACAGTCCGCCCTTAAAACAAACAGCATGAGAAACTCCAAAGACCAGATACCTCCTGACCATGAGATGGAAGATGATTTAGATGTTTTATTTGATGGACCAACTCAACACATAAGTCTGAACTTAAGTCAGAATTCATTGCCTCAGTCCTCCAAAGTAATTCCTGGAAAATATCCTTATTCCATACATGGCCACACTTCGACCGTCTCCTCATCGCATCCTGTCAAAAGATGCTCAGCAAATAATAACTTTGACGACGACTGGGAAAATGATTATTTGCTGGATGACTCGCTGGTATTTGAGATGACCCAAAACCCAGACCCCTTTGCCGCTCCTAATCATTGTTTGACCCAAAAAGGGCCGAATGAAACAAAACATGAAAACAACAACCCCTCAGCCATTCCCAAAAATGCTCTTCAAGGAAGTAGAGACATAAAACAAGCGGTGTCTAAAGGACAGAATGAAACTGTGAAAAACAGAAAAACATTCACGCTTGAAGCAAATCCTAATGTACAATCAAAAAGTATCCTCTCAGAGGCATTACCAAAAGTAGGGAATGTCCCCGACACTGTCAAACCAGCACCACATAGGAACGTACGGCAAAACCAACGAGGTCTCTTTCCAATCAACAAAGCTCCGTCAATGGAGTCCAGTTACCAACTTAGCCAGCAAACACAGCGCCTGTCTAATGGAATAAAGACTTGGCCGCAGGTGCCTCTTTTTCAAAGTACATCGATCTCAACCAGCTCAAGCACATTAAACTTCACCAACTCTTATTCAATGTGGCCCCTTCAGGTTGAGAATAGCTCTTACCACAAGCCCACAGAGAACAGCAATATGAAAGGAACAGTTTTCATCAAGGCCCCAGCTAGCCACAGCGTCATCCCAGAGGACGACTTGGACTCTCTCTTTGCTTCTGACTCCATCTGGGATGACAAAGACGATGATCTATTGTGCCAAGCATGTGATCACCTGGAAAGCCAGGTACAGAGCATGGAGGACCCTGTTATCACACGCTCCCAATTCCTGCCCAGTaatcagacagaaagacagaagttTGTCCCTGTCTCTGCACCTTTGAATAGCAGCAGATACAATGTAAATCAAACGACTGAGACCACACAATCCAAATATCCCAACAATTCAGTTTATTTACAATCGGCCCCCTGTAACGGTGGCACTTTCACCCACTCTCTCAATACCAACAAAGTACCTGTTACTGTGGTCTCTGGTTGTGAAAGACCGAGTTACATTGCCTCAGCTGGAAATGCTGGCACTAACTCCACGTCTAGGCCACAGAACCCTGCAGCAGGAGAAGGGTCATACGGAAGTACTCGGGTCAAAAGCACTTGTGTAGCTGGGAGCACAGCTAATCAACAAGGCACTGGGAGTGAAGCAGCTGGGAAATGTTCTGTGGTGGAGATTGAACTGAAGAAACAGCAGGCCATGGAGAGGAGACGGCAACGGATGCAGACGGCCCACAACCTAAGGGCTCCAACCTGA